One genomic segment of Streptomyces niveus includes these proteins:
- a CDS encoding ABC transporter substrate-binding protein gives MRRIRAAAVITLTTALAATVTGCGGGTSTDEGGSNDSPKTLTYWASNQGPNIEADKKILTPELKKFEKETGIKVKLEVVPWSDLLTRILAATTSGQGPDVLNIGNTWSASLQATGALLPWDDKNFEAIGGRDRFVDSAVASAGAEGEPPAAVPLYSLAYALYYNKQMFADAGIDGPPATWDELVADGKKLSKDGKWALGAEGGNLSNNIHQVFALGQQHGADFFDASGKPTFTADGNVAAVKQYIDFMAKDKIIAPGNAEYAQNQSLTDFAKGRTAMVLWQAAASTFASQGMKPEDWGAAPVPVPSGVPGADKQVNSMVAGINIAVFKNTKNVDGARKFVKFMTSDAEQKLLNKTYGSIPPVAAAQADPAFAAPDLKVLRDTLANSAAPLPQVPEESQFETAVGTAVKDLWADAASGTPVTTESVKKRLDKAQQQMQQ, from the coding sequence ATGCGCCGAATCAGAGCCGCAGCAGTCATCACCCTCACCACCGCCCTCGCCGCCACCGTCACCGGTTGCGGCGGCGGAACGTCGACCGACGAGGGCGGCAGCAACGACTCACCGAAGACGCTCACCTACTGGGCGTCCAACCAGGGCCCCAACATCGAGGCCGACAAGAAGATCCTCACTCCCGAGCTGAAGAAGTTCGAGAAGGAGACGGGGATCAAGGTCAAGCTCGAAGTGGTGCCCTGGTCCGATCTGCTCACCCGGATCCTGGCCGCCACCACGTCCGGGCAGGGCCCCGACGTACTGAACATCGGCAACACCTGGTCCGCCTCGCTCCAGGCGACCGGCGCGCTGCTGCCGTGGGACGACAAGAACTTCGAGGCGATAGGCGGCCGGGACCGCTTCGTCGACTCGGCGGTCGCCTCCGCAGGCGCCGAGGGCGAGCCGCCGGCGGCCGTACCGCTGTACTCGCTCGCGTACGCGCTCTACTACAACAAGCAGATGTTCGCGGACGCCGGTATCGACGGTCCGCCCGCCACCTGGGACGAGCTGGTCGCCGACGGCAAGAAGCTGTCCAAGGACGGCAAATGGGCGCTGGGCGCCGAGGGCGGCAACCTGTCGAACAACATCCACCAGGTCTTCGCGCTCGGCCAGCAGCACGGCGCCGACTTCTTCGACGCGTCGGGCAAGCCGACCTTCACCGCCGACGGCAATGTCGCGGCGGTGAAGCAGTACATCGACTTCATGGCCAAGGACAAGATCATCGCTCCGGGCAACGCGGAGTACGCCCAGAACCAGTCGCTGACCGACTTCGCCAAGGGCAGGACGGCGATGGTGCTCTGGCAGGCCGCGGCCTCCACGTTCGCCTCCCAGGGCATGAAGCCCGAGGACTGGGGCGCGGCGCCCGTACCCGTGCCGTCCGGCGTGCCCGGCGCCGACAAGCAGGTCAACTCGATGGTCGCCGGCATCAACATCGCCGTCTTCAAGAACACCAAGAACGTCGACGGCGCCAGGAAGTTCGTCAAGTTCATGACGAGCGACGCCGAGCAGAAGCTCCTCAACAAGACCTACGGGTCGATCCCGCCCGTCGCCGCGGCCCAGGCCGACCCGGCGTTCGCCGCGCCCGACCTGAAGGTCCTGCGCGACACCCTCGCGAACAGCGCGGCGCCGCTCCCCCAGGTGCCGGAGGAGTCGCAGTTCGAGACCGCCGTCGGGACCGCGGTCAAGGACCTGTGGGCGGACGCCGCCTCAGGGACCCCCGTGACGACCGAGTCCGTCAAGAAGCGGCTGGACAAGGCCCAGCAGCAGATGCAGCAGTGA
- a CDS encoding LacI family DNA-binding transcriptional regulator, translating to MTEDSRAVGAPTLEDVAKAAGVSRATVSRVINGVRNVDPVIQAAVRDAVAVTGYTPNRAARSLVTRKADSIALVVSGAGDDPPPVAATAGGGSGDGGREGAGFDGGVGSFMTDVFGDPFFGRVVTGVVNFLRPRGIHPVLMFAETSRARDEVVSYLRQGSADGALVVSTHAEDPLPALITDAGLPAVLYARPARPVRISYVDLAHQDGARLAAEHLLARGCRRIVTIAGPLDIPAGQDRLAGFRDTMARQGHPYVPVTEGQFTEESGASAMERLLAEQPDLDGVFAANDLMAVGACRVLRERGRRVPEDVAVIGFDDSRAAASCRPPLTTVRQPVEDMAAEMARLLLDRLARPERPVTSVIFEPTLIQRASA from the coding sequence ATGACGGAGGATTCACGAGCGGTCGGCGCGCCCACGCTGGAGGATGTCGCCAAGGCGGCCGGGGTCTCCCGCGCCACCGTCTCACGCGTCATCAACGGTGTACGCAACGTCGATCCGGTGATCCAGGCGGCCGTACGGGACGCGGTGGCCGTCACCGGGTACACCCCCAACCGCGCGGCCCGCTCACTCGTCACCCGCAAGGCCGACTCGATCGCCCTGGTGGTGTCGGGCGCCGGCGACGACCCGCCGCCGGTCGCCGCGACGGCGGGGGGCGGGAGCGGCGACGGCGGCCGAGAGGGTGCCGGATTCGACGGGGGCGTGGGCTCCTTCATGACGGACGTCTTCGGCGACCCGTTCTTCGGGCGGGTGGTGACGGGGGTCGTCAACTTCCTTCGCCCGCGCGGGATTCATCCGGTGCTGATGTTCGCCGAGACCTCGCGTGCGCGGGACGAGGTGGTGTCGTACCTGCGCCAGGGCAGCGCCGACGGGGCGCTGGTCGTCTCGACACACGCCGAGGACCCGCTGCCCGCGCTCATCACCGACGCCGGTCTGCCCGCCGTGCTGTACGCGCGCCCCGCCCGTCCCGTACGGATCAGCTACGTCGACCTCGCCCACCAGGACGGCGCCCGGCTGGCCGCCGAGCATCTGCTCGCCCGTGGCTGCCGGCGGATCGTCACGATCGCCGGGCCGCTCGACATACCGGCGGGGCAGGACCGGCTGGCGGGCTTCCGGGACACGATGGCCCGGCAGGGACATCCGTACGTCCCCGTGACGGAGGGCCAGTTCACCGAGGAGAGCGGCGCGTCGGCGATGGAGCGGCTGCTCGCGGAACAGCCGGACCTGGACGGGGTGTTCGCGGCCAACGACCTGATGGCCGTAGGCGCGTGCCGGGTGCTGCGTGAGCGCGGGCGGCGGGTGCCGGAGGATGTCGCGGTGATCGGCTTCGACGACAGCCGCGCGGCGGCGTCGTGCCGGCCGCCGCTGACGACGGTGCGGCAGCCGGTGGAGGACATGGCGGCGGAGATGGCGCGGCTGCTGCTGGATCGCCTGGCGCGGCCGGAACGTCCGGTGACGTCGGTGATCTTCGAACCCACCCTGATCCAACGCGCCTCGGCCTGA
- a CDS encoding ROK family transcriptional regulator, whose protein sequence is MAERDRRTVRDLRRGNRARVLQRLYFDGPLSRQELGPATGLSSGSISNVVTELAAERLLEEAGVVDSDGGRPRTLLRVAPSGALLIGIDIGETRVRVELFDLSLTELARTERLLAQHGHDVERIVAHVRTGVAHVLRDAGADPRELLGIGIGVPGIIERDGPEGAVVHGQTMGWSAVPFEKLLRAAVDIPAEVPLFIDNGAKTLGQAEMWFGGGRGTGTAAIALIGSGVGASVIHGGEGGTLDENQRSSALEWGHTTVQMRGRRCRCGSIGCLEAYAGAEAMRERWQEAGGPLPADADDETALAALLAAAFPPPGGAAPDPVAVALLDETAECLGAAVADLINLFLPERVLLGGWAGLLIGPHLLPDIRRYAREYALRHTGARATVEMGRLGPDAVTVGAATLPLTDFLARGGTRPLPPPPGNVPPPRWAPSPT, encoded by the coding sequence ATGGCCGAGCGGGACAGAAGAACAGTGCGTGACCTGCGCAGGGGCAACCGGGCGAGGGTGTTGCAACGGTTGTATTTCGACGGGCCCCTGAGCCGTCAGGAGCTCGGCCCCGCGACCGGACTGAGTTCAGGTTCCATCAGCAACGTCGTCACCGAACTCGCCGCCGAACGCCTCCTGGAGGAGGCCGGTGTGGTCGACTCCGACGGCGGCAGGCCCCGCACGCTGCTGCGCGTGGCTCCGAGCGGCGCGCTGCTCATCGGCATCGACATCGGGGAGACTCGCGTCCGTGTCGAACTCTTCGATCTGTCCCTGACCGAACTCGCCCGCACCGAAAGGCTGTTGGCGCAGCACGGTCACGACGTCGAACGCATCGTCGCGCACGTGCGCACCGGCGTCGCCCACGTCCTGCGGGACGCCGGTGCAGACCCGCGCGAACTTCTCGGCATCGGCATCGGCGTCCCCGGCATCATCGAACGCGACGGCCCCGAGGGCGCGGTCGTCCACGGCCAGACCATGGGCTGGAGCGCGGTGCCCTTCGAGAAACTGCTGCGGGCCGCCGTCGACATACCCGCCGAGGTCCCGCTCTTCATCGACAACGGCGCCAAGACGCTCGGCCAGGCGGAGATGTGGTTCGGCGGCGGGCGGGGCACCGGTACGGCCGCGATCGCGCTCATCGGCTCCGGCGTGGGTGCCAGCGTGATTCACGGTGGCGAAGGCGGCACGCTCGACGAGAACCAGCGCAGCAGCGCGCTCGAATGGGGCCACACCACTGTGCAGATGCGGGGCCGGCGCTGCCGTTGCGGCTCCATCGGCTGCCTGGAGGCGTACGCGGGCGCGGAGGCGATGCGCGAGCGCTGGCAGGAGGCGGGGGGCCCGCTGCCGGCCGACGCGGACGACGAGACGGCGTTGGCGGCCCTGCTGGCCGCGGCCTTCCCGCCGCCGGGCGGGGCGGCGCCGGACCCGGTCGCGGTGGCGCTGCTCGACGAGACCGCGGAGTGCCTCGGGGCCGCGGTGGCCGACCTGATCAACCTGTTCCTGCCGGAACGGGTGCTGCTCGGTGGGTGGGCGGGCCTTCTGATCGGCCCGCACCTGCTGCCGGACATCCGCCGCTACGCCCGCGAGTACGCGCTGCGGCACACGGGGGCGCGGGCGACGGTCGAGATGGGGCGGCTCGGGCCCGACGCGGTGACTGTCGGCGCGGCGACGCTGCCCCTGACGGACTTCCTCGCCCGCGGCGGCACGCGTCCGCTGCCGCCGCCCCCGGGCAACGTGCCACCCCCACGATGGGCCCCGTCGCCGACGTAG